The Sabethes cyaneus chromosome 3, idSabCyanKW18_F2, whole genome shotgun sequence DNA window gaaaccaggtcttcaaagtcggtaccataaatatctgaAGAACATAGCTCAAGCAATTCacttgcttctttttttgtttaaaagcttataaaattatcttgtctttgacccatcctttttacGATATTgcattttatgtattttttagaaacgtttaactgacttttatgtttgaatatccgccattttgttgtgCGTTCGAATTTTCAGAAAAGAATAGATCAAAGAGGATATAATTTAAGGCGaaattacccaggtaaccaataagcattagtataagcagtaaatcaatcgtttattagcattcctggcattttatactgcaggttgttgtttatcacccttttgactgcataactgttgtaatttggcatccacaattctatttaaattcttcttgtcggtaactagctgcaaataagcattgtcagcactataagagggctagcagtaaagtagccgcatattttgccaaattagcatttaggtagcatttaaggcaacttaaatgcttattggcttgcatttaaattgcattgaaaatgcttattggttacctgggtagtcgtcatcgattctgccaattccaaaagcagttttttgtttgaaacaaaaattctttcgatgaaaatatattcgctgtgttcatatTGGCAAGAAGAACAGAATGAACATGAACAGAATGAACAGAATCCTGCTTTTGGGCCcgaaaactgcttccgaaaaaTATTgtgaaattgtaaatattagtataaaaaaaTGCAGCTTAAAATGCAAAAAGCCTGAATCGATTCACTTATcgcgagaaaaaatatttgaaagcaggcaaaaatatggtgtaaaaagtactatgcctccttaaataactaaaaatttcaaatttttgcgAAAATGGTTCTCGCCCATAGTGACTTCAACGTGCAAATTTTTTTCCGTGTACTTCACAACTGAAAAATTTTATGTGGCATGCCAAGCATCCAGGCATGGCAAGCAGCCAAGCATCTTTAATGCTGTCAGAAAGGCTGTCAGTTTctgtttgttattgttttatGTTTGGAAAGTTTGGAATCGAATCTCTAAAGAAGGAATGTGTAATGTGAATTGACCGTAAAAATTACCGCAATATTTTAAGTTTTCGGAAAAAATGCATAATTTACTCATCAATATTTCCAGTGAGCAGGATTTTAAACAGgtaaaaatttgttttgttaTGTATTAAtgtatttaaaatttgattagaCTTCAGGCGTAGTTTTGGAATGTTACAATTGAAACAATATTATGAACGGTCGctgttaaagttgaaattacaaGAATTAATTTATACCAAAATATTAATATCTATTTGCTCTTGGTGTGTTAGGTTAGTTTCTATtctataactagctgacccggcaaacttcgtactgccaccaattgaattaaatgccgtaaatagtaaattttggatGTACTCAAAGTGTAGGTTAAGTTTTGTGCGTTTTTGAAAAGTTTAGCTTTTGAGGGAATGGTTAATTGACTACCGGATTTTCATAGAACATCTGTTTCTTACAACTGTGCTaaaccattagttagaaatggcaatcaaaatcgtaaaatttattgccaaatatacgctaaaacatgtggaaaatgttgatttttcaattctcagtacccaacagttgtgctgagtgtcaatttattttttgtaaaagtagactcgatgttATTATATAACGCCTAATTCCGTCTACTGCAGTTAACTGTCTaatgatatgcaatatacattcaaaacttttttaaaacaGTATCATTGCACCACCAATTATATTTTCGTTGCCGCCGAAATCTATGATTGTTCTGTTCAACGCCCTCAAATGTTTTCTTTCGCCTTTGTGCATTCTCCCattattgatttgaaattttgcatgttcttttttacgcaaattgttgGTTTATTAAACATATAATTTGTTGACACTTTCGATTTCCTCTATCGAAATCAAAGCTTTGTtgtgatttgatattgatatgtATGAAATGAGAATGTCAATTAGATTCattagatttttaattttacttatCAATCGATTGGTAAGAAATTACCGAATGAATTATACTCTACTGAAAGTCCTCAAGCAATTACTTTTGTTAGTATATTATACCAATCCGATAGGTTTCATTATTCCTCAAAATAtaatcaatgttatttgctaatttcatttcttgctgggctcctcaaacatacgaaaatgcaaataaatgtaCGCCTTGTCTTAAACCCTTTTTTGTCTTCTCTATTACTTTGgtatttcaaaacaatttgaaatagaattataattttatgaGCCTTTTTGCACTTTTAGAAGTCTAATTAGAagagaaaaggacaaaaaataattaacgttGTTTTCAATACGATTTATTCTAATGGGTTACATGTACTTTTAGTGTTAATTTATTTCATCTAATATTCTTTTCAAGTacacttttcaattaaatttaatacATAAAGTATATTCTTCACTTGACGGTCATATAGCTTCATACCTAATTTTTAGTCATTGAAACATTTGTAAACATGCATTAGAAACGCATACAACGTAGAAAGTTTCCAGTTCTGgttaatttcattaatttgataaatgatgtGAAAGAATTAGTTTTAGACTATTAGGCTCTTTTATAAACTGAACCCCCAACGCATTATAcaacatttattattttttaaatttgctagccCATAAAACAGTTTATTAGCAAGAATAAAGATTCTGTTTCAATATATGTACATATATTGCATACCATATTAACGGACAACTACAGCAGACGGAATTAagcattatctatacctatcgaatttacttttacaaaaaataaattaacagccagcttaactgttgagtgctataaattgaaaaatcaacattttccacatgttttcAATGAATATTTGGCAATAAGTTTTAGGATTCTGGAAAGAttaccatttctaactaatgttgatttcagataatcgccgccaccgcaatgtttgttcgatttaatcgacgttttttgGCGAAATGGACgggtcttaggacggcaagccacctaagtaagtaagtaagtaagtaagtttttggcgaaataagtatgaagatttttaaataccagttagtccggacgtttcgagctactactggtcttcgctcatcatctgcggacaactttttcgtccatcaggttctacttggacttggagaaagataaaccaagtagaacctgatggacgaaaaagttgtccgcagatgatgagcgaagaccagtagtagctcgaaacgtccgaactaactggtatttaaaaatcttcatacttatttcgccgaaaaacgtcgactaaatcgaacaaacaaagTTTCTAAGTATTTCAGTATTCAGTATTTCTAACACAGTTGTAACGAACAGATGTTCTGTGAAAATCAGGCACTATTGACCATTCAATCAAAGTTACCCTCATCAACATGTTTGTTAGCCCAGCAACGACGATTCATATTGAATGCGACGCCGGTTGATTTGCACCGATAATAATCATAGTAGTCTAAAACATTGTCTATGTGACgaatggcgggaaaagtaaaatatcggttttttactatttttcagtttttcgcgtagattttttatatttttttgcgtataaacctgacgcaaaccaaaacacatcaactgaaaaaagaatcatgcaattccgtcctgccgttcttgagtttatcccttacaaacaaacgaaccaacttggttttattatatagaaGATTGTAGTGATTTTATATtattgaacctatgttttagGCAACACAGTATGTTGTTGCTTTATTATCCTTATTTTAATAGGCAATAGGTTAATACTGACGAGTGGCAATGCAATATTTTACAGAAATCTTGGATGAGGGTGCCTCTACTCGAGAGAGACTTATTTCATATCTTATAACTTTGGTTCTGGCTATCATTTGTTGAATGATTTTCTTTGAACTTTTAATAGACACATCCCATGCATCCCACCTTGATACTCTCCATTTCTATATATTGTCGTAACGAAACACTTTTTCAAGGATTTCATGTAATCGTGGGAAATGATATTTGCTTATCTATTTTCAAATAGTCAAGCTGAATATTGTGATTTGTACACCAACAGTTGAGCTCGAATGTTGACTAAACTTGATGGGATTTgaaaatagttgaattaattatCGGTAGTTTTATGCTTATCTTCTGCatgtttaaaatttttgtataatAAGTAAAATGTATAATACCTCTATCTAAAGTCAAAAGGAAGCAAATTGCGGTAACAATAATTAGTTAATAACGCAAATGGCTGTTTGTATTGTTTGTAAGAAAAACTATCGCATATTAATTACGCAAGCATATAATGAACATGATGTGGGCCTAAACATTTGTCTAAGTCAAGAAGAATCACAAATAAATCTGTGAAGATCTAGGtatagtggactctcggaaaagttaattgatTGGAAAATGGGATAATTAACTTTTCCAAATTATCACCTTTTCTGAGCAGTCCTAAAAATGATAAAGACAAAAGCGAAAACATATCCACGGATGTGGGATACCCATTTTAATGTAAGTTGCAATGGAAGGGAATATGTAACGAGGTCTTTATATAGTAATACAAGTTCCTTTCAGCAAGTTTAAATTAATCTGATATACCTACTAGTATGCTTTATTCTTTTATAGTCTACATTTTGATGATTTACCTACGCACATATTTTCTGTGCTTtcttttgcattgaaattcagtCTGAGTTTGCCCCCTTTTAGcattttatcaaaaatcctgaagtaatTATGTGCTCGTATCGAATTATAgttgcaactgtccggtacaagagtttaatttaattcctgCTTTGATGCAACTGTGTATAAAACTAGTTCGGGACTAGTTCGGGATGGCCTACAGATTCGGGATGCCATTCGAGTTGTTCCCTTAGTAAAAAAGGGTACTGACCTCCAGTCGCTAAATTTCGTGTCCTTCAAGGTTGGCATTCCCTTGAAATACAAAGCTGCGGCCTTGACCCCCGACTGCTGGCCACAAGGAATCGCTTTTAGGGAATTCGACGACGCTCGTTCGAATTCAGCGGTATGGCTTCCCCCTATTCCCACCGCTCCGCCTGCAACTCCAGCCGTTAAACCACCCGGTAACTCTGCTGTCGACACCTTATCCGTGACTCCGATGGCGCTGGACTCTCCAGCCCCTTTAGAGCCGTCGACTTCAGACGCCTAGTTGCTGAAATTCAGGCGATACTGGAATGCATCGAGTACAGCATCATGGAAGCCCCCAACCCCCCCGCCGCAGTCGAGACATTCCCGCCAGCGTACATCAGTCGTTCCGGTCCTGTGTGCGGGTGCGGGAGCCAGGGCTTCCAGACACCCACCCTCGGCAAGTATATCACGCTGAACCGCTATTTCTCTGCTGATGCAGTTTACGTTTCCAGTTCTTCAACTACCGGCTTACCGATTCTCGAAGTTCAGCCAGCTGATTTCCGCTGGCTCGACGCTCCTGCCAGTTTCAGTCAACCAACTTACACCGGAACACCGGGATGCACTGTTGTTGGCACCATGGACGCCCCCGACCTCCCTGCCGCAGTCGAGTCATTCCAGCCAGCGACCAGcagccgtcccggtcctgcgTGCGGGAGCAGCGGACGGGGCGTCCAAAACCCCCTGCCAGGCAAGTTCGTAATTATTGATTCCCGCCCCACTGGTGATCCGACCTCTGCTTCCAGTCCTTCGCTTCGCAACCAGGAACCGTACAACCGCACAGAACCCCAACATATTCACTGCTACTACCAAAATGTGGGTGGCATGAACACGAGTGCTGTTGACTATCTGCTCGCCTGCTCCGACAGTCCGTACGAGATAATCGTATTgaccgaaacctggcttgacAATCGTACGTGCTCTCGGCAGATATTTGGGCCTAATTATGAGGTGTTCCGTTGCGACCGCAGCATACACAATAGTCGCAAAAGCACAGGAGGTGGCGTCTCGATAGCAGTCCATCACCAGTTCAAAGCGTCTATCGTCGAAAATGACAACTGGCTGCCCGTCGAGCAAGTGTGGGTGACGGTAAAGCTTGCAGACCGGAGGTTATTCTTGTGTGCACTGTATCTGCCTCCTGATCGCATCCGCGATCCCGTTGTTTTGAATGCTCATATGAATTCAGTTACTGCAATAGCTTCAATGGCGTCTCCAGTAGACGAGATAATAGTTATGGGCGATTTCAACCTGCCTGGGTTAAAGTGGCGCGGACGAGGCAATGGTTTCATGTACGTTGACTCTAGCTCGTCGTCTCTATCCCCACTCGCTAACGAGTTACTCGACTGCTACAGCACTGCCACCATGCAACAAGTTAACAACATTGCTAACGAAAACGGTCGCTTTCTCGATTTATGCTTTGCTAGTGTGCAAGTTCAGGCTCCCGAAATAGCGATGGCTCCTTCCCCTCTAGCTAAGGACGTTCCACATCATCCACCCTTGCTGGTTACTATCCGTCAACAAATACGTCTTGACGTGACTAGTGCACCACCGATCGTCTACTATGATTTCGCCCGTGCGGACTTCAGGGAAATCCAAAGAACCCTGACTAGCATCAGTTGGGATGCAGTTTTGGACAAGGATGATGTTAATTCTGCCGCAATGACTTTCTCTAACATCCTGAACTACGCTATCGATCGACATGTCCCAAAAAGAACCATGCCCGCTCTGAAGCAGATACCCTGGGTAAACGCTATGTTACGACGTCTGAAATCCGAGAGAAAAACCGCTctcaagaaattttcaaaatatcgaaCGTTGCCACTCCGTAACCACTACTTGTCGATCAACACGCGTTACAAACGATTGAGTCGTTCCTGTTTCCGGAATTACCTGAGCAACATCGAACGTAGACTGAAAAGGAATCCCAAATCCTTTTGGAAGCACGTCAACGAACAGCGGAAGGACAACGGGCTTCCTTCGGTAATGTTCCTGGGTAGTGAAACTGCCAGTAACACAGAACAGATTTCCCAACTATTCGCGCGGAAATTCTCCAGCGTATTTACTGACGAAAGATTGACAAGAGAAGAAATTTCCGCAGCCATCCAGTGCGTCCCCGTACTTAGCAATTGCTTAACTCACCTTTCCATCGACGACGCGATGGTCATATCAGCCGCCGCGAAGCTAAAATCCTCTCGTTCTTCTGGACCGGATGGTATTCCGTCTGTTCTGCTGAAACAGTGTATCAACGCCTTGGCTGCTCCGATGAGCCACCTGTTcagtttatcaatcagtacaggtgtcttcccaacaatatggaaatcggcatacatgtttcctgttcataaaaaggggaataggagaaatgtgaataactatcgcggcatctctgcactaaactcaatatcaaaactgttcgagcttgttgtgtatgcacctgtatttgcattctttaagcaatatgtcgtagacgatcaacacggctttatgcccctgcggtccacgacaaccaatcttctaactcttacgtccgacgtgataaaaagtttcgacgaccggtcgcagacggacgttatttacacggacctttccgctgctttcgacaaattgaaccatcgaatcgccatcgccaaactggacaaactcggaATCGGAGGCTCGTTGCTACGATGGTTTAATTCCTACCTCTCCGATCGCCACCTAGAAGTTAGTATCGACGGGTTCACCTCCAGACCTTTCACTGCTAGttctggaattccacaaggtagccatctcggacctttggttttcctcatctacttcaacgatgtcaacttcctgcttaaatgcccgcgactctcttttgccgacgatctgaagctgtatgctaaagtcgatagtccgtccgacgccgcgttcctgcaagagcagctgctgatttttgcaaaatggtgcacagacaaccgcatgctgctaaattccgacaaatgtgaaataattacattctcaAGGAAATTGAACCCTCTCGTTTTCGACTACATTCTATCAGATGTGCATCTACGCCGCGAAAATTGTGTTAAggacttgggaatactgcttgactctaagctcgacttcaaacagcacatcgcatatattgtcgataaggcctgcaggaatctgggatttatcatgcggatcgccaagaacttcaacgacatctactgcctcaaagctctctactgtgctcttgtccggtccaaccttgagtactgtgctcctgtgtggagtccgtactaccaaaatggagttgaccgaatcgagtcagtgcagcgccgattcatacgttttgcacttcgaagattgccctggaacgacccctttcagctgccctgctatgaacaacgctgcagactcatcgatcttgacccgttgaacactcgtcgcgacgtgatcagagcaatggcagtcgccgacatgctgacctcgagagtggattgcccatgtctactcgcgaacctcaacatatacgcccaaagtcgtgttctacgcaacggtccatttctgcgtgtaccgcatcggcgaaccaactatagcacatttagcacaatcatcggtctgcaacgccatttcaaTCGATTCACACATAGCTTCGACTTAAACATCAGCCGCAaggtactgaaaactcgtttcctggcactagcacgtagattctaggttaagtgtatcagtagggccagtaggcctgttgatattttttatacaaataaacaaataaacaaaaaacagtggaaaggtgacaataaaccgaaaaatgaacaataaataaaaaaggaaaccaTACGTGTGTGAACGAACGCTTGGgcaaccaataaatttaaactctccgaaaagttaaggaaaaaattaactttttagagtgttgcatgagagctaatattcgcttaactttttgGAACAATTAAATTTAcagagagtccactgtatataTGACAAAATGATAAAACGGCTTCTctattaacgggaaattagttACCTTTGctcccaatttcggaagcagttcggtttataaaaatgtaaatttgcATTCTTCTGTTTAGATTGGAATAAACAcaccgaatatattttcatgaaccgaattttggtttcaaacaaagaaaaaacaacttttgaaattggcagaatcgatgacgactaatttcaccttaaactttttcattttatatttgtTTTGCATGTGTAATGGTTAGAATAgtcaatttataaaaaaatattttgagttAGTAAAAACTAGTTTAAATTCGAGATAATAGTAAAATTTGCCGTGAGTATTTAAGAAAGAATAAATTTAACATTAGATATTTGTTAAAATACTATCGCTTTTTGCAGATAGCTCACTTGCTTATCGATTATCTGCTGGAGGTTCCAAGGACAGACGTTACCAGACGGAAAGTTTGCTCACTGCTCAATCTTCCCGCCGGTGGAGATGATTTTTCCTTCACGATAAAATTGATCGAGTCTGTTTTCCGTCAGTACTGTCTGAATGAGATCAACGAGGCAGAACTAAAGTCGCATTTTCAAGCCCTGAATCAGGATATGCAGCAAACTTTGCTGAGAACGGTCGAACAGCGTAAGTCGGAAATTGCTCAGTTTCTGATCAATGAAATTAACGCAAAGGACAATCTGCTGATGGAGTCGTTCGACTGGGATGTCAAGTGGATCATGGGCAACAGCAGTCTGGCATCGGTGCGCGAGCAGATCGCAACGGTAGCATTGAATTGCCGAGGAAAGGATCATCGTCTAAAGACCGTTCGGTTCGAAATGAACCGCGATAAGCTAAATCATTTCATAGAACAGTTGGAGAAATGTGATTTGGAGAGTTTAGATATGATAAAGGATAAAATGTGATAAAAGTAAATTAAAATAGACGCGTTTTATTGCCGACAAAGTTTGAGAATTTTATTAATTGAGATATTTTAATGGAACAGAAACTGGAACTTGTACGGAAAGCGTTCCAATAACTAAGATGTAGGCTCGTAGACGCTTCCGTAGAAAAGAGGTAGTTTAGTCAACTCGTCACGTATCAGCATCACAAATGGACCGTTTGCACGGAAATTAACTTGAGGAGTGATACGATCCAGCAGAGTTGCCGTAACTGCCCCACCCTCAGTTCCTTTCTCATTAACGACGACGTCGACTTTATGGATCACTTCGTTGACGAAAAGACGTTGTTCGATGGCATTACGACGCTTCCGGAAACCGAACGTTTTAGGGCAACACAAACAGGTTTCACCACCGAAGCGACACCTTGGGTTTTTCTCACACTTTTGCTTATTTTCAACGTCTACCTCGGTAATAGTGCCACAATCGGGAAACGCTTCCTGAAGCTTTTTCTCAGCATTATCCTTGGTGTCGCCCCACCAATCCAGTATATCATCGACGTTTGACGAATCGACTCTGGAAATCGCGCCGGGTCCAGCAAGAATACGAGTTAAATCGCTGCCTACTCTATCGAATATACTCGATGCACCCAACTGCTCGAGAACCTGCTTTAAACTGAATGAGTTGAGCATGTGCATTTTGGGAAACTGTATTGATGCAGTTTTAACTTGCATTTTTGCTACGATATCATTCACGTTATCGGCATTTAGCTTTTCTCGCAGTGCCTCAAGTTTACTTCTGTCAGAATTTACGGGCATAAAGATATACATGGTGTAGTTCCTTTTGTATGGAATGCCTATAACTCGTACGTCCGCTTCTTTCCAGTGGTAGTACGGAAAGCATCCTCCATGCACCATCATCAGTACGTCAGTCGCAGGCTTCTGTGGTCCATTGGGGAAGAACTTCCTTTGTTTCGTGCCGTCTTTTAGGAATGGCTCGTCCCATTCAGCCTTGAAGTACAGGGTATTGGCAATCACCAGCATCGTGTCTGTGTCCAGCTGGTTAACTATTTGCGGAATTTTGCCGCGGGTACGCTCTCGTA harbors:
- the LOC128744034 gene encoding COMM domain-containing protein 8-like isoform X2 — encoded protein: MHNLLINISSEQDFKQIAHLLIDYLLEVPRTDVTRRKVCSLLNLPAGGDDFSFTIKLIESVFRQYCLNEINEAELKSHFQALNQDMQQTLLRTVEQRKSEIAQFLINEINAKDNLLMESFDWDVKWIMGNSSLASVREQIATVALNCRGKDHRLKTVRFEMNRDKLNHFIEQLEKCDLESLDMIKDKM